The following are from one region of the Rhipicephalus microplus isolate Deutch F79 chromosome 1, USDA_Rmic, whole genome shotgun sequence genome:
- the LOC119188151 gene encoding NADH dehydrogenase [ubiquinone] 1 beta subcomplex subunit 3, producing the protein MGGDLTEHGHHHEPKPPAIPDYRIYKVEDVPRLVKMRDTLAQEGLKDPWMRNEVWRYKEYTKNNSLTLLKNAFSRGLKPGLALAVATVVLEKAYDYAFPKQHHHPYYEKNEGHH; encoded by the exons ATGGGTGGCGACCTTACTGAACATGGCCATCATCACGAACCGAAACCTCCGGCGATTCCAGATTACAGGATTTACAAAGTCGAAGACGTCCCGAGGCTGGTGAAAATGAGGGATACCCTAGCCCAAGAGGGCCTCAAGGACCCCTGGATGAG GAATGAAGTGTGGCGTTACAAAGAGTACACGAAGAACAACAGTTTGACCCTTCTCAAGAATGCTTTTTCACGTGGACTGAAGCCTGGCCTAGCACTGGCTGTAGCAACGGTTGTTTTAGAGAAAGCATACGACTACGCTTTCCCGAAACAGCACCACCATCCTTACTATGAGAAGAATGAGGGCCACCACTAA